Proteins found in one Rickettsiales bacterium genomic segment:
- a CDS encoding calcium-binding protein has product MSITVTGFGKKNVDGVSGNEYIWEIENTGGTDVTYTWTAVGGETGTILIKAGALNHLYTDTLDDITITDGATTIASGTFNDITAPGTYKLGTAANTFYGHEGNDKVNAQGGNDYLEGGLGNDTLLGGGGVDTIYGGEGNDSIRGGGGSDIVYGDNGDDILDGQNGNDYIYGGAGADTITGGAGTDVYVYTTTTDSTSSASDVLTDFVSGEGISLAALGITGIGAGSDKITITDDGTDSTISHNSSSFQIIVQGITGMNAGHFIFDGVTGPTEFADTLVGTTDDDVIDALGGNDSVTGLAGLDSFIGGDGNDTLDGGDGADTLNGGAGNDSLIGGDGIDSILGGSGADTIDGGAGNDIIIANGSTDVISGGTGDDNINAGGGNDTINGNAGNDTMLGGNGTDTFVIDANAGDADVILSFDPASTPDTVDLSAFSDLYFDDIVSQVGAHVVVTLPNSQTLTFYNVNLVDFSAANFVNMNAGTNPVAGPTPNADTLDGTSGADTIDALGGNDVVNGLGGNDTLDGNTGNDTLNGGDGNDALNGGAGDDILTGGAGNDTMTGASGSDTFVIDSNGADADTINGFDTSVSTSQVDLSAWGGSLYFEDLNLNQVGAHSVLDFGNGQTLTFLNTTANDFTIDHFIGVQAGSDPSVSGLVIEGTVGDIAVADRITSINLGDFEVADFNGDGTLDILTQNGSYGDGLVWLNGTDMSVNRVTSFDLGNHKIADVNGDGTLDIVTDLYGGAGWYNGANPSEFNRITFNGVGDFEVAHVNNDGILDVVGNQGTYGNGSPLVGALWYDGSTGASNRITYNDLGENFQVADIDGDGAVEFLSNDGTYQNGIEIKGLTYYEIDGTHLRHTFSGDSGFTVGNFDLDGGLEVLMQDSVYASGAVAAGPVVFQGANQGTRFTYNDLNIFGHGDVTGDGSEEVFSSGGSFSNGTAIPGIIQYNPDGSFERISYSEADVLEVADWDGDGTGDLLVSGGVFGNGLVHLETGVGNNDILTGGGNADTLIGGGGDDTLTGSAGNDVFQFGNGFDNDTVIDFSNGNNTLAFSTVSGISIAADVLSAAAVVGSDTIITIAGEGTITLDNFTGLDALDISIF; this is encoded by the coding sequence ATGTCAATTACAGTTACCGGATTTGGAAAAAAGAACGTCGATGGCGTCAGTGGTAATGAGTATATTTGGGAGATTGAGAATACTGGCGGTACTGATGTTACTTATACTTGGACAGCGGTAGGCGGCGAAACCGGCACTATCTTAATAAAGGCAGGTGCTCTGAATCACCTTTATACGGATACGTTAGATGATATTACCATCACCGATGGCGCAACGACCATCGCATCAGGTACCTTTAATGACATTACGGCTCCCGGTACTTATAAACTCGGTACAGCAGCTAACACATTCTACGGTCATGAAGGTAACGATAAAGTGAATGCCCAAGGTGGCAATGACTATCTTGAAGGTGGCTTAGGCAATGATACCCTCCTTGGTGGTGGCGGTGTCGACACTATTTACGGTGGCGAAGGAAACGACTCAATACGCGGCGGTGGCGGCTCTGATATCGTTTACGGTGATAATGGCGATGACATCCTTGATGGTCAAAATGGTAATGACTATATTTATGGTGGCGCTGGTGCAGATACAATTACCGGTGGCGCTGGTACTGACGTTTATGTTTATACGACCACAACCGATTCAACCAGCAGCGCATCGGATGTGCTAACCGATTTCGTCAGCGGCGAAGGGATTAGCCTTGCCGCACTCGGCATCACCGGCATTGGCGCTGGCAGTGATAAAATTACAATTACCGATGATGGTACCGATAGCACCATCTCGCATAACAGCTCTAGCTTCCAAATTATTGTCCAAGGCATTACCGGCATGAATGCGGGACATTTCATCTTTGATGGTGTAACCGGCCCGACCGAATTTGCCGATACCTTAGTTGGCACCACGGACGATGATGTGATTGACGCGCTCGGCGGTAACGATAGCGTGACCGGCCTAGCTGGATTAGACAGCTTCATCGGTGGTGACGGCAATGATACGCTTGATGGCGGCGATGGCGCAGATACGCTTAATGGCGGCGCAGGTAATGATAGCCTCATTGGTGGCGATGGCATCGATAGCATCCTTGGCGGCAGCGGCGCAGATACGATCGATGGTGGCGCAGGCAATGATATCATCATTGCAAATGGTAGCACGGACGTTATTTCGGGCGGAACCGGCGACGATAACATTAATGCCGGTGGCGGTAATGATACCATTAACGGTAACGCAGGTAACGATACGATGCTAGGTGGCAACGGTACGGATACGTTCGTGATTGATGCCAATGCTGGCGATGCGGATGTGATCCTATCTTTCGATCCAGCAAGCACGCCTGATACCGTTGACTTAAGCGCTTTTAGTGACCTGTATTTTGACGATATCGTCAGTCAAGTCGGCGCGCATGTAGTCGTCACCCTACCGAATAGCCAGACACTGACTTTCTATAATGTGAATCTCGTGGACTTTAGCGCAGCTAATTTCGTCAATATGAATGCAGGAACTAACCCAGTTGCTGGCCCAACGCCAAATGCGGATACGCTTGATGGTACTTCTGGAGCCGATACGATTGATGCCCTAGGCGGTAACGATGTTGTCAATGGCTTAGGCGGAAACGATACATTGGACGGTAATACCGGTAACGATACCCTTAACGGTGGTGACGGTAACGATGCTCTAAACGGCGGCGCGGGTGATGATATCCTAACCGGTGGTGCAGGTAACGATACCATGACCGGTGCTAGTGGCTCTGACACTTTTGTGATCGACAGCAATGGTGCAGATGCAGATACGATCAATGGTTTTGATACGAGCGTTAGCACAAGCCAAGTGGATTTGAGCGCATGGGGTGGAAGCCTTTATTTTGAAGATCTAAACCTGAATCAAGTCGGTGCTCACTCCGTGTTAGATTTTGGTAATGGCCAAACGCTTACCTTCTTAAACACCACCGCAAATGATTTCACTATCGACCACTTTATTGGTGTTCAAGCGGGTAGTGACCCAAGTGTTTCAGGTCTTGTGATTGAGGGTACCGTGGGTGACATTGCGGTCGCAGACCGTATCACTTCAATTAACCTTGGTGACTTTGAGGTCGCTGATTTTAACGGCGATGGCACATTAGATATCCTCACGCAGAATGGCTCTTACGGTGATGGCCTTGTATGGCTAAACGGCACAGATATGAGCGTGAACCGCGTCACTTCATTCGATCTTGGCAACCATAAAATTGCTGATGTAAACGGCGATGGCACCCTTGATATCGTCACGGACCTTTACGGGGGCGCTGGCTGGTATAATGGCGCAAACCCAAGCGAGTTTAACCGTATTACCTTTAATGGTGTGGGTGATTTTGAAGTCGCGCATGTGAATAATGATGGCATCTTAGATGTCGTGGGTAATCAAGGCACGTATGGTAATGGTTCGCCGCTCGTAGGCGCGCTTTGGTATGATGGCTCCACTGGTGCAAGTAATCGTATCACTTACAATGATCTTGGAGAAAATTTCCAAGTCGCTGATATTGATGGCGATGGCGCGGTTGAATTCCTCTCGAATGATGGCACATACCAAAATGGTATCGAGATTAAAGGTCTCACTTATTATGAAATTGATGGCACCCACTTACGCCACACATTCTCAGGTGATTCTGGCTTTACTGTGGGTAACTTTGATCTTGATGGTGGCCTAGAAGTCCTCATGCAAGATTCTGTTTATGCAAGTGGCGCAGTCGCCGCTGGCCCCGTCGTATTCCAAGGCGCAAACCAAGGCACACGCTTTACTTATAATGACCTCAATATTTTCGGTCATGGTGATGTAACAGGCGATGGCTCGGAAGAAGTCTTCAGCAGTGGCGGTAGCTTCAGCAACGGCACTGCAATTCCCGGCATCATCCAATATAACCCTGACGGTTCTTTTGAGCGTATCAGTTATAGCGAAGCAGATGTTCTCGAAGTGGCGGATTGGGATGGCGATGGTACAGGCGACCTTCTCGTATCAGGCGGCGTATTTGGCAACGGCCTCGTTCACCTAGAGACAGGTGTCGGCAATAACGATATCCTAACCGGTGGCGGCAACGCAGATACGCTTATCGGTGGCGGTGGCGATGACACCCTAACCGGCAGTGCCGGCAATGATGTATTCCAGTTCGGTAACGGATTTGATAATGACACAGTGATCGATTTCTCAAACGGCAATAACACTCTGGCCTTCTCTACCGTATCTGGCATCAGCATCGCAGCCGACGTCCTAAGTGCTGCAGCGGTGGTAGGTAGCGATACCATAATCACCATCGCGGGCGAAGGAACCATCACCCTCGATAACTTCACAGGGCTCGATGCTTTAGATATCTCTATCTTCTAA